A stretch of DNA from Campylobacter concisus:
TCGTGCGCTTCAAGAGCGCGAGATAACAAGGCTTGGCGCTACAAAGAGCGAAAAGATCGACGTTCGCATCATCTGCGCTACAAATGCAAATTTAGAGCTTGCGATGAAGGAGGGCAGGTTTAGAGAGGATCTTTTCTACCGCCTAAACACGATCCCACTTTTTATACCGCCACTTCGCGAGCGAAAAGATGAAATTTTGCCTATCGCACAAGATGCCTTAGAAAAATGCTGCAAAGAGTATGGCTTTGAGGCTAAAAATTTCTCAAAAGCAGCCAAAGAGGAGCTTTTGGGCTATGATTATCCAGGCAACATAAGAGAGCTTATCTCAGTCGTGCAGCGTGCAGCGATACTAAGCGAGGGCGATGAAATTTTGCCAAAAGATCTATTTTTGCAGGCGAGAAGTAAAAAATAGGTAAAAATTTAAGTTTTTGGCTAGTAAAATTATGCAAATTAAGAAAATTAAAAGAAACTAAGGAGAGCAGATGAGAAAATTTAACGTAGCGGTCGTTGGTGCGACAGGAGCGGTCGGCGAAGAGCTTTTTAGAGTTATGGAAGAGGTTGATTTTCCAGTTGGAGAGCTTTTGCCGCTTGCTAGCGCAAAAAGTGCTGGCAGCGAGATCGAATTTAATGGCAAATATTACAAAGTAAAAGAGCTAACCGAAAAGGTTTTTAGTGAGCACGAGATTGATATCGCATTTTTTAGCGCAGGCGGCTCAGTTTCAGAGAAATTTGCTAAATTTGCAGCTGACAGCGGCGCAGTAGTCATCGATAACACCAGCCATTTTAGGATGGATAAAGATATCCCTCTTGTTGTGCCAGAGTGTAATCCAAGCGACATTGCCATGTGGAAAAACCGCGGCATCATCGCAAATCCAAACTGCTCAACCATCCAAATGGTGCAAATTTTAAAGCCACTAAATGACGCTTTTGGCATCAACAGGGTCGATGTTTCTACATATCAAGCAGCAAGCGGCGCTGGCAAAGAGGGCATGGAAGAGCTTGTTGTTCAGATGCAAAAATTCTTTGAGTTTAAGCTTGATGAGTGCGAGCCAAAGGTATTTGCGCACCGCCTAGCACTAAATGTTATCCCTCACATCGACGTCTTTTTGGACAATGACTATACAAAAGAAGAGATGAAAATGGTCAATGAGACGCAAAAAATTCTTCACAAAGATATCGAAGTTAGCGCTACCTGTGTGCGTGTGCCAGTGCTTAGAAGTCACTCTGAGGCGATCACTATTCATTTTGATAAAAATGTGAGTGCAGATGCAGCAAGAGAAATTTTGAGTAAAGCTCCAAGTATCGTTGTAGTGGATAACCCAGCCCAAAAAGAGTATCCGATGCCTATCCTTTCAAGCGATACAAATGAGACTTATGTTGGAAGAATAAGAGTTGATAATTACAGACCTAACGTGCTTCATCTTTGGTGTAGTGCCGATCAGATCCGTGTGGGGGCTGCTACAAATGCTGTTAGAATCGCTCAAAAATGGATCGAAATGCAAGAGTAGGTTAATCAACCAACAAGCTTCTAAATTTAAGGAAAAAACTATAAAATAGCCCCTTTTTTAAATTTATACAAAAAGGGGCTTTATTGCGTAGATTATTTGAAAGAATTTTGCTTGCAAGCAATAGTTTTACGCTGTTTCCAGTTATTTTTGGTCTTTTGGGTGCGATCATGCTTTTTGTTATCGCTAGTTACGATGTTGGCAAGGTGCTTTTGGAGGTTTATAAATATTTCTTTGTTGAGAGTGCACACGCTGAAAATTTTCATTCAGAAGTTGTCGGTGAAATAGTTGGTGCGATCGATCTATACTTGATGGCACTAGTTCTTTATATCTTTAGTTTTGGAATTTATGAGCTTTTCATTTCAGAGATCACGCAGCTAAAGCAGTCAAAGCAGAGCAAAGTCTTAGAGGTTCACTCTCTTGATGAGCTAAAAGACAAACTTGGCAAAGTAATCGTCATGGTCCTAATCGTAAATTTCTTCCAAAGAGTGCTTCATGCAAACTTTACAACACCGCTTGAAATGGCTTATTTGGCGGCTTCTATCCTTGCGCTTTGTGTTGGACTTTACTTTCTTCATAAAGAAGGCCATTAAAATTTTAAGCGTTTTTACGCTTAAAATTTCTCTCAAATCTTTTATTTAGCGTTAAATTTATATATATTTAGATAATATCCCTTTAAAAATTTAAAGGAAAATTTATGATTTTTATAGATGCTTGTTTAAAAAAACCGACGCCATACACGCCCGTTTGGATGATGCGTCAAGCCGGTAGATATCTGCCAGAATATATGGCTGTAAGAGCCAAGGCAGGGGATTTTTTATCACTTTGTAAAGATTATAAAAAAGCTAGTGAAGTCACGCTTCAGCCAGTCGATATCCTTGGTGTTGATGCGGCTATTTTATTTAGCGACATCCTTGTAGTGCCGCTTGAAATGGGTATGGATCTACGTTTTGAAAAAGGCGAGGGCCCGGTTTTTACAGAGCCGTTGCGTGACCAAGCATCTCTTGATGCACTTAGTATTAAAAAATCGGTAAAAAATTTAGCATACGTCTATGATACGATCAAGCTCACAAGAGAAAATTTAGCTAAAGATAAGGCACTAATTGGATTTTGCGGTGCCCCATGGACGATAGCTACATATATGATCGAGGGTGGTGGCAGTAAGAACTATGCGATCTGCAAAAAAATGCTATATCAAAATCCAGAATTTTTACACCAAATTTTAGAAAAAGTGACACAAGCTCTCATTTTATATATAAAAGAGCAAATCAAAGCTGGCGTAAATGCGGTGCAAATTTTTGATAGCTGGGCGGCTGCACTTGAGGAGCAGGCTTATTTTGAGTTTGGATTTAGCTATATAAATAAAATAGTTGATAGCGTAAAAGCTGAGTTTCCAGAAATTCCGGTCATCGTTTTTCCAAAGGGGATAAGTGGCTATTTGGATAAAATTTCAGGAAATTTTGATGTTTTTGGCGTTGACTGGAGCACTCCAATAGAGCTAGCCAAAGCAAAACTAAGTCCAAAATACGTCCTTCAAGGCAATATGGAGCCAACTAGACTTTATAGTAAAAAAGCGATAGATGAAGGTGTGGATAAAATTTTAAGCACTATGAAAGATGCTCCTCATATCTTTAACCTAGGTCACGGAATCTTACCAGATGTGCCAGTTGAAAATGCAAAATATTTCATAAAACAGGTTCAGACAAAAAGTGCAAGGTAATAAGCCTTGCATCATCTTTGGTCCGATAAATTCACGCCGTTTTGGCATGAGTCTTGGCATAGATCTAAGCCCTAAGCAAAAATCATGTAATTTTGACTGTGTCTATTGTGAGCTAAGTGGTGCAAAAACAGTCAGCGCGATACAAGATCCGCCAAGTGTTAAAGAAATTTTAATAGCTTTAAAAGATGCTTTGCGTACTCATCAAAACATCGATGTTATAACACTTACGGCAAATGGAGAGCCGACTCTTTACCCATACTTACAAGAGCTAATTAACGAGATAAATAACCTAAAAGGCAGTTCAAAAACACTTATTTTAAGTAATGGCTCAGGCGTGTGTGAGCCAAAAATTTGCGAGGCTTTAAAAGAGCTTGATATAGTGAAATTTAGTCTAGATAGCGCAGTGCAAAGCACTTTTAAAAAGATAGACCGCAACAAAAGCGGTATAGAAGTAGGCGAGATTATAAAAGCAATGGCTAAATTTCGCAAGGAATTTGCTGGTGAGCTCGTGCTTGAAATTTTAGTCGTAGCTGGTTTTAATGATAAAAAAAGTGAGTTTGAAGCACTTAATATGGCGATAAATGAGATAGCTCCACACCGAGTAGATATTGGTACGGTAGATCGCCCACCAGCCTATAATGTAAAGGGCGTAGACGCTAAAAAGTTAGAGGAGTTAGCCGAGCAGATAAGTGGCGTGCCAGTTAATATCGTCAAAGCTCACAAGATAGAGCAAAAATATAACTTTAGTGAGGATGAAATTTTAGAAATGCTGAAACGTCGTCCGCAAACTATCGCAAATGTTGAAGAGAATTTTTCTGACTCTTCAAAGCAGACTCTAGCAAAATTTTTACAAGATGATGTGGTTTATTTATCCGATGTTGCTGGAGTGAAATTTTACAAACTAAGAGCATAAATGAAAAGAATCCTTACAATACAAGATATCTCGTGCGTTGGCAAATGTTCCCTTACTGTCGCACTTCCGATAATTAGCGCTCAAGGCATTGAGGTGTGTATATTGCCTACTGCGCTACTTTCGACTCATACTGGCTTTAAAAATTTCACATTTCGTGATCTGACTGATGAATTTGACGCGATAACACAAGTATGGCACAAAGAAAATATCGCATTTAATGGAATTTATACCGGGTTTTTAGGCAGCTTTAGTCAGCTTGAGCTGATAGAGAAAATTTTTAATGAGTTTAATGACTCTGCTCCACTAATACTTGTAGATCCTTGCATGGGCGACAATGGCAAGCTCTATCACGGATTTGATGAAAAATTTGTTATGAAAATGCGCGAACTTTGCACAAAGGCTCACGTTATCACGCCAAACATAACTGAAGCAAGCTTTATGTGTGGGATGCCGTTTTTAGGCAGTGACTATACGCAAGATTATATTTTAGAGTTGCTTGAAGGCTTAGCTAGCTTTGGAGCTAGAAAGATTGTGTTAAAGGGTATTAGATACAAGCAAAATGAATGTGGCATCATAGCTTACGATGCAAAGACAAAAGAGAAAGTAGAGTATTTTCACGAGTTTTTGCCATTTCACACGAGTGGAACTGGAGATATTTTTGCTTCTGTGCTTTTTGGCTCGCTAGTAAATGGCGAAAGCATGCAAAATTCTATCAAAAAGGCAGCAAACTTTGTGCTTAGTAGCATTAAAATCACGCTAAAAGATAAGAGCCGCACATGGTATGGTGTGCAGTTTGAAAAGGTGCTTGGCACTCTTGCAAGATAGGCTGGCAAACTACTTATTTAAAATTTTTAATAACACAACGATATGGCAAAGATTGATATCTTTACTAGCTGTTAGAAGAGCTATGTTGCCGTATTCTTTTTCTAAATTTTTTAGTGTTTTAAAGCAAGATTGTGCTTTTTCATTATCAAGCTCGAGCTCAAATTTTTCACAAAACTCATCAAATCTAGCTTCTCTATCTTCATGAAACCACTCTCTTAAAGCAGTGCTTGGTGTGATATCCTTTAGCCAAAGGAAATTTGAAAATATCTCTTTTCTTATGCCTCTTGGATAGAGTCTATCAACAAAAGCCGCCTTCATATCCAAACTATCATCTTTAATAAAATCATAAATTCTATAAGCTTTAAACATGTTGTGATTGTAGTCCTATAATGTTTATAAATAAAAAAATATTCTTAGTTATCTTATATTTTTTATACTTGTTTAAATTTTAAGGTTTGTAAAATCAAAGCTAAAATTTTTGATTGTGGCAATAAGAATTAAACTAGGACTAGAAAATAGTCCTAAAAAAATAAATTTAAATTAAAGCTCGTTTTGATAAAATCCCAACATAAAAATCACTAAAAGGGTTATCATTATGAGAGGCTATAAAATTTTCTCAGGAACGGCTAATATTGAGCTTTCAAAGAAAATTTCGCAATATCTTTCACTTCCTCTTAGCGAGGCAAGTATAAAAAGATTTAGCGATGGAGAGATCAGTGTGCAAATCGGCGAGAGCGTGCGCGGAAAAGATGTTTTTGTCATTCAGCCAACATGTGCACCGACAAATACAAATTTAATGGAGCTACTTATCTTAACTGACGCTTTAAGACGCAGTAGCGCAAGCTCTATAACAGCGATTGTGCCGTATTTTGGCTACGCTAGACAAGATAGAAAAGCAGCTCCTAGAGTGCCGATCACTGCAAAACTAGTGGCAAATATGATGCAAACAGCAGGCATCGATAGAGTCGTCACTATGGATCTTCACGCAGGACAAATTCAAGGATTTTTTGATATTCCGGTTGATAACCTTTATGGAAGTATCATTTTTAATGACTACGTAAGAGCTAAAAATTTACCAAATCCAATCGTTGCAAGCCCTGATGTAGGCGGCGTGGCTCGTGCTAGATCCTTAGCTAAAAATCTAAATCTTGACATGGTTATCGTAGATAAGCGACGCGAAAAAGCAAACGAGAGCGAAGTGATGAATATAATCGGTGACGTAAATGGTAAAGATGTGATTTTAGTTGATGATATGATAGATACAGCTGGCACGATCGTAAAAGCAGCTGAAATTTTTAAAGAGCGTGGCGCAACTAGCGTTATGGCGTTTTGTACGCACCCAGTCCTTAGTGGGCCAGCTTATGATAGGCTAAGACTAGGCTTTTTAGATGAGCTAGTGGTAACAGATACGATACCTTTAGCAGAGGAGCTACCTTGTATAAAGGTGCTAAGTGCAGCTTCTTTATTTGGCGAAGTGATACGCCGTGTATATCACAATGAAAGCGTAAATAGCTTATTTTAATTAATTTTGGCTTTTGTTTTTAGCGTTTCAGGCAAAAAGCCAAATCTTTCAATGCTTATTAGAATTTAATTTTTGATAAATCAAAATTTATAGCAAAAAGATAGCCTCTATTTATAGCTGGAATTTTTAAAATTCTAGCCTTCTCTTTAAAAATTTTTGGCATTATGGCTTTGCAAAATGGAGTTACTAAAAGGCAAGTGTCTGCGTATCCGACAGCGATCTTGCCGCTTAGCACCACGCTTGTTTGCTTTGCTAAATTTGCATTTAGCTCATCTTTTTGAGCTTTACTTAGAAGTACGTTTAGCTCTTTTGCCGCCATATCAACGCCTCGTATCGCATTACTATCATTTTTTATGATAAAAATTTCGTCACTTATTTTTGTGATATTTGGCATTAAAATTTGTCTATCGACTTCTAAAAACTCAAAGCTCTTTTGTACGCCACTAAAATATCTATCCAAAAATGGCTCACTAAAATTTAGCCGAATAAAGCTTCTTTTTAACTCGCCTTTTAAATTTGTCTCATCGATAAAATAGCGCAAACCTCGCTCATCAAGATAGTTTTGAAGCTCTTTTTTGCGTAAATTTAAAAGCGGCCTAACTAACCAAAAGTACTTTCTCTTTTCAAGCTCGCTCATGCCAAAGAGCTCTTTTAGTCCAGCACCCTTACTAAGCTGCATTAAAAACCACTCAAATTTATCGTCAAACTGATGCGCTAGGATCAAATTTTCATAGCCAAATTTTTGGCAAATTTCATCAAAAAACTCATATCTCGCCTCACGCGCGTTTTTTTCAAAATTTGACATATCTAAAAAAACGCTTTTGGTATAAATTTTTTTACCAAATTTATCTGCGAGCTCTTTTGCACTTTTTATCTCGCTTTTACTTTGCTCTCGAACATTGTAATCAACCATCGCTAGATCAAATTTGATCCCAGCCTCTTCTAAAATATAAAAAAGTGCAGTGCTGTCTATACCGTGCGAGAATGCAAGCAGGTTTGCACCTAAGTTTAGCTTTTCTCGCACATTTTGACTTATCATTTTGCTTTTTTGATGATTTTAGCGATCAGTTTTTGATCGACCACGTCGCTTGCTTCGCAAAGATAGAGCGAGCCGATCTCAAGCTCTTTTAAGTCGCTTTCGTTGATTAAAATTTCGCCGTCTATATCTTTATCCCAGATATCTTTTTTGGCCGCGTAAAACATCTCTCCCTCGCTACTTTCGCCCTCAAGAGAAGCATAAATTTGCTTACCAAGCTCTTTTTGCAAGCTCTCATTTATCGCTTTTTTAGTGATCTTTTCTATCTTATTTAGTCTTTTTGAGATGATTTTAGCTGGGATTTGCTCCATTTCAAAAGAGGCAGTGTCTTCTTCTTTCGAGTAGGCAAAGGCCGAAATTCTATCGAATTTAAACTCTTCTAAAAACGCGCAAAGCTCGTCAAAATCATCCTCGCTCTCGCCCGGGTGTCCCACGATGACACCAGTTCGTAAGAATGAATTCTCGGCATTTCTCATCAAATTTAAAAGCTCTTTTATCTTTTTAGCACCGCTTCCACGCTTCATTATCTTTAGCATGTCTTCGCTGATGTGTTGGATGGGCATGTCGAAGTAGTTGTGAAAGACAGGCGAAGCGATGATACGTTCAATTAGCTCCTTGCTGGTCGTGCTTGGGTAGAGGTAAAGTATCCTAGCACTCCTTACGCCTTTTATCTTTTCTATCTCATCTATTAAATTTATAAGCCCGTCGCTAATACCGTGATCGCGCATATATGAGCTTGAGTCTTGGGATAAAAAGCTAAAGTCGTAGTAGCCTTTTTTGACTAGATTTTTGACCTCATTTATGATGTTTTCAAGCGAGCGCGATTTTAGCTTGCCTTTAAATGTCGGTATCGCGCAAAAGCTACACTTTTGGTTGCAGCCCTCTGAAATTTTGATGTAGGCGTGGTAGTTTGAGCCAGTTATCACACGCTCTTCATTTGCTTGCAGATAAGTTTGCGGACTAAATAAATTTTGCTTTTTCAAGATGATCTCATCTATCTTGTCGTAGTCGGCCACACCAGTAAAGAGATCAACTTCAGGCAGCTCTTTCATAAGCTCGTCTTTGTAGCGCTGCATAAGACAGCCAGTCACTACCAGCAAAGAGCCATTTTTGCGGGCTTCGTGCATTTCAAGTATGGTTTGGATACTCTCTTCTTTGGCAGATTTTATAAAGCCGCAGGTATTTACGATGATGACGTCAGCATCGCTGATATCATCCGTGATATCGTAGTTTTGCAGTCTACCAAGCATGATCTCAGAATCAACTAAATTTTTGTTACAGCCAAGTGAAATTAAGTGAAGTTTTGGCATTTTTAGATCCAGATGTTGTCTATTAGCCTAGTTTTACCAACGTAAGCTGCTACTAAAATGATGGTGTTATTTTTTTCTATTTTGGAAATTTCATTTAAATTTCTATCCGTAATGGCGACATAATCAACCTTTAATGGCTCTAACACTTCAAGCATCTTTGTTTTGATCTCACTTGTGTCTTCCTCGCCGTTTTGGATCAAATTTTGTGCTTTATTTAGCGATCTTGAAAGCCTTAGAGCATTACATTTATCTTCGTCGCAGATATAGACATTTCTACTTGAAAGTGCAAGTCCGTCCGGCTCTCTAACGATATCGCAAGCCACTAGGCTGGTATTAAGAAAAAATGTCTTTATCATGTTTTGCACGATGATTAATTGTTGTGTATCTTTTTTGCCCATATAGACGCTATTTGCACGAGTTAGTCGAAATAGCTTATTTAGCACTCTTAAGACGCCATCAAAGTGGCCTGGCCTAGTTTTGCCCTCTAAGATAGCTGAAAATTTCTTTGGAGCGATGATTAGAGGCTCATCTTCAAAGTAAAGCTCATTAGCATCTGGGATAAAAATAGCGCTAACGCCATTTTGCTCGCAAATTTTAATGTCGTTTTGTTCGTTTCTTGGGTATTTGTCCAGATCTTCGCCTGGTAAAAATTGAGTTGGATTAACGAATGTTGAGACGATACTTATCTCATTTTCGCTCACGCATTTTTTGATAAGGCTAACATGTCCGTCATGAAGTGCGCCCATGGTTGGCACAAAACCGATCTTTGAGCTTGTGCTAGAGACGAAATTTTGAAGTTCTTTTATAGTTCTTATGATTTGCATTTTTGACTCTTTTTGTTTGAAATTTTAACTTGGCATTGTAACAAAAAAGGATTAAAAGGGCGTAAATTTAAAAATGTAAGCAACTTTTGGCTAAAA
This window harbors:
- a CDS encoding aspartate-semialdehyde dehydrogenase, encoding MRKFNVAVVGATGAVGEELFRVMEEVDFPVGELLPLASAKSAGSEIEFNGKYYKVKELTEKVFSEHEIDIAFFSAGGSVSEKFAKFAADSGAVVIDNTSHFRMDKDIPLVVPECNPSDIAMWKNRGIIANPNCSTIQMVQILKPLNDAFGINRVDVSTYQAASGAGKEGMEELVVQMQKFFEFKLDECEPKVFAHRLALNVIPHIDVFLDNDYTKEEMKMVNETQKILHKDIEVSATCVRVPVLRSHSEAITIHFDKNVSADAAREILSKAPSIVVVDNPAQKEYPMPILSSDTNETYVGRIRVDNYRPNVLHLWCSADQIRVGAATNAVRIAQKWIEMQE
- a CDS encoding YqhA family protein, whose protein sequence is MRRLFERILLASNSFTLFPVIFGLLGAIMLFVIASYDVGKVLLEVYKYFFVESAHAENFHSEVVGEIVGAIDLYLMALVLYIFSFGIYELFISEITQLKQSKQSKVLEVHSLDELKDKLGKVIVMVLIVNFFQRVLHANFTTPLEMAYLAASILALCVGLYFLHKEGH
- the hemE gene encoding uroporphyrinogen decarboxylase — its product is MIFIDACLKKPTPYTPVWMMRQAGRYLPEYMAVRAKAGDFLSLCKDYKKASEVTLQPVDILGVDAAILFSDILVVPLEMGMDLRFEKGEGPVFTEPLRDQASLDALSIKKSVKNLAYVYDTIKLTRENLAKDKALIGFCGAPWTIATYMIEGGGSKNYAICKKMLYQNPEFLHQILEKVTQALILYIKEQIKAGVNAVQIFDSWAAALEEQAYFEFGFSYINKIVDSVKAEFPEIPVIVFPKGISGYLDKISGNFDVFGVDWSTPIELAKAKLSPKYVLQGNMEPTRLYSKKAIDEGVDKILSTMKDAPHIFNLGHGILPDVPVENAKYFIKQVQTKSAR
- a CDS encoding radical SAM protein; the encoded protein is MSLGIDLSPKQKSCNFDCVYCELSGAKTVSAIQDPPSVKEILIALKDALRTHQNIDVITLTANGEPTLYPYLQELINEINNLKGSSKTLILSNGSGVCEPKICEALKELDIVKFSLDSAVQSTFKKIDRNKSGIEVGEIIKAMAKFRKEFAGELVLEILVVAGFNDKKSEFEALNMAINEIAPHRVDIGTVDRPPAYNVKGVDAKKLEELAEQISGVPVNIVKAHKIEQKYNFSEDEILEMLKRRPQTIANVEENFSDSSKQTLAKFLQDDVVYLSDVAGVKFYKLRA
- a CDS encoding pyridoxamine kinase, whose product is MKRILTIQDISCVGKCSLTVALPIISAQGIEVCILPTALLSTHTGFKNFTFRDLTDEFDAITQVWHKENIAFNGIYTGFLGSFSQLELIEKIFNEFNDSAPLILVDPCMGDNGKLYHGFDEKFVMKMRELCTKAHVITPNITEASFMCGMPFLGSDYTQDYILELLEGLASFGARKIVLKGIRYKQNECGIIAYDAKTKEKVEYFHEFLPFHTSGTGDIFASVLFGSLVNGESMQNSIKKAANFVLSSIKITLKDKSRTWYGVQFEKVLGTLAR
- a CDS encoding DUF488 domain-containing protein translates to MFKAYRIYDFIKDDSLDMKAAFVDRLYPRGIRKEIFSNFLWLKDITPSTALREWFHEDREARFDEFCEKFELELDNEKAQSCFKTLKNLEKEYGNIALLTASKDINLCHIVVLLKILNK
- a CDS encoding ribose-phosphate pyrophosphokinase; this encodes MRGYKIFSGTANIELSKKISQYLSLPLSEASIKRFSDGEISVQIGESVRGKDVFVIQPTCAPTNTNLMELLILTDALRRSSASSITAIVPYFGYARQDRKAAPRVPITAKLVANMMQTAGIDRVVTMDLHAGQIQGFFDIPVDNLYGSIIFNDYVRAKNLPNPIVASPDVGGVARARSLAKNLNLDMVIVDKRREKANESEVMNIIGDVNGKDVILVDDMIDTAGTIVKAAEIFKERGATSVMAFCTHPVLSGPAYDRLRLGFLDELVVTDTIPLAEELPCIKVLSAASLFGEVIRRVYHNESVNSLF
- the tilS gene encoding tRNA lysidine(34) synthetase TilS is translated as MISQNVREKLNLGANLLAFSHGIDSTALFYILEEAGIKFDLAMVDYNVREQSKSEIKSAKELADKFGKKIYTKSVFLDMSNFEKNAREARYEFFDEICQKFGYENLILAHQFDDKFEWFLMQLSKGAGLKELFGMSELEKRKYFWLVRPLLNLRKKELQNYLDERGLRYFIDETNLKGELKRSFIRLNFSEPFLDRYFSGVQKSFEFLEVDRQILMPNITKISDEIFIIKNDSNAIRGVDMAAKELNVLLSKAQKDELNANLAKQTSVVLSGKIAVGYADTCLLVTPFCKAIMPKIFKEKARILKIPAINRGYLFAINFDLSKIKF
- the rimO gene encoding 30S ribosomal protein S12 methylthiotransferase RimO codes for the protein MPKLHLISLGCNKNLVDSEIMLGRLQNYDITDDISDADVIIVNTCGFIKSAKEESIQTILEMHEARKNGSLLVVTGCLMQRYKDELMKELPEVDLFTGVADYDKIDEIILKKQNLFSPQTYLQANEERVITGSNYHAYIKISEGCNQKCSFCAIPTFKGKLKSRSLENIINEVKNLVKKGYYDFSFLSQDSSSYMRDHGISDGLINLIDEIEKIKGVRSARILYLYPSTTSKELIERIIASPVFHNYFDMPIQHISEDMLKIMKRGSGAKKIKELLNLMRNAENSFLRTGVIVGHPGESEDDFDELCAFLEEFKFDRISAFAYSKEEDTASFEMEQIPAKIISKRLNKIEKITKKAINESLQKELGKQIYASLEGESSEGEMFYAAKKDIWDKDIDGEILINESDLKELEIGSLYLCEASDVVDQKLIAKIIKKAK
- the panC gene encoding pantoate--beta-alanine ligase — translated: MQIIRTIKELQNFVSSTSSKIGFVPTMGALHDGHVSLIKKCVSENEISIVSTFVNPTQFLPGEDLDKYPRNEQNDIKICEQNGVSAIFIPDANELYFEDEPLIIAPKKFSAILEGKTRPGHFDGVLRVLNKLFRLTRANSVYMGKKDTQQLIIVQNMIKTFFLNTSLVACDIVREPDGLALSSRNVYICDEDKCNALRLSRSLNKAQNLIQNGEEDTSEIKTKMLEVLEPLKVDYVAITDRNLNEISKIEKNNTIILVAAYVGKTRLIDNIWI